gaatatttacactcgttgctttttcaaatagtaaacagctcgctttcgctcgcagttcaatatttaaaaaaagcaactcgtgtaaatatggtacgacacagcaagccatgtagtattctctatgtatccaaagaaaacgggtgatGGGGTGTTTTGAGCGGGTAaaagcaggtgactggtttgtgtcgtgtgtggtatgtagaccaggtcagggttcaagatcaggtcaggtcgcgtgaagggttgtggtatagattcacttttcagttctcacctctacattcgccgattcggggaagacgatttcacattgcttcgcctcttgtttttctatGTAGTCAAGGTTTCACTAACGGTTCTGACGTACactgggaatcaagacgagggtggtggtggtggtgatggtggttgtgctggtgtgtgtgtgtgtgtgtgtgtgtgtgtggtgtgtgtgtgtgtgtgtgtatatatgtgcgtgttgtgtgtgtgtgtgtgtgtatgtgtgtgtgtgtgtgtgtgtgtgtgtgtgtgtgtgtgtgtgtgtgtgtgtgtgtgtgtgtgtgtgtgtgtgaagcgaTTATTAATCAAGTACTGTACTATCAAAAGCAATCAAGAATTTTATGAAACATTTTAAATTCATTGTAAGTTGAGGTTTCGAACTTCTCTTGTCAAAATGCTTTTGATTTACAAAAGTTATTGAATGGACAGTCATTCTCTTTTGTAGAACTCCACTTTGTCTATAGATGGCCGCTGTACATGTATTGCTATTAAGTCTTTTACTCTCGTtctgttgcaagtgattttttgttgttctgtTCGAAGTGTAATAAATATGAACCACAAAGGTATGTCAAACAGAAAAAGACATCCACATAGATGGTGCCTGTTACTTAAGAATGCATGTTTGATTTTCTGCCAAACTGAGCATTAACTTTGTAAAACTGTGCATCTGTTCTCAGAACCTGATCCAAATGTATTCCGTGAAAGCATATACTCCGGGTAAGATTAAGTGGAAATCAAACCGAGACTCCACGACGGAAGGACATGGCAGACATGGATTCGACTCAAGAATACTGTGACTACCTTCTGCAATTAAAAACTTGCTCAAATACGCAGTTTCAGCTTTTGGGTTTTGATATCCAACCATAGTAAtgcattcgtgcgtgtgtgtgcgtgtgtgtgtgtgtgtgtgtgtgtgtgtgtgtgtgtgtgtgtgtgtgtgtgtgtgtgtgtgtgtgtgtgtgtgtgtgtgtgtgttcagtctgtgtgagtgtacaaGAACAATGCACTGCTACCTGTTTTATCAATTTGCGAACATGTGGAACTGTTTTTCCCAACAGCGCAATAAGTTGATGAGGTCTATGTATAGGTATCCACAATCtcagcacacatacacacacattcacatacacacacattcacatacacaaacaaacacacacacacacacacatacacatacacaaacacacatgcacacacaaacatataccctcacacattcatacaacccccccacacacacacacatacatacaaacacacacacccacacacacacacacacaaacacatacacaaacacacacacacatacacaaacaaacacacacacacatacacatacacaaacaaacaaacacacacacacacattcacataggctacacaaacaaacacacacacacacacattcacaaacacaaacaaacaaacacacacatacacaaacaaacacacacacacacacaaattcacatacacaaacaaacacacacacatacacaaacaaacacacacacatacataaacaaacaaacacacacatacataaacaaacaaacacacacacatacacaaacaaacacacacatacacaaacaaacaaacacacacatacacaaacaaacaaacacacacatacacaaacaaacaaacacacacacatacacaaacaaacaaacaaacaaacacacacacacatacacaaacaaacacacacacacacattcacatacacaaacaaacaaacacacacacatacataaacaaacaaacaaacaaacacacacacacatacataaacaaacaaacaaacacacacacatacacaaacaaacaaacacacacacacacacatacacaaacaaacaaacacacatacacaaacaaacacacacacacatacacaaacaaacaaacacacatacacatacacaaacaaacaaacacacacacatacacgtacacaaacaaacacacacacacacacacacacacacatacatacacaaacaaacaaacgcacacacacatacacaaacaaacatacacacacatacacaaacacacacacatacacaaacaaacacacacacacacacatacacaaacaaacaaacacacacacatacacaaacaaacaaacacacacacacatacacaaacaaacaaacacacacacacacatacacatacacaaacaaacaaacacacacacacattcacatacacaaacaaacacacacacattcacatacacaaacaaacaaacaaatacaacacacattcacatacacaaacaaacacacacacacattcacatacacaaacaaacaaacacacacacacattcacatacacaaacaagcaaacacacacacatacattcacatacacaaacaaacacacacacacacattcacatacagaaacaagcaaacacacacacacacatatacacacacacattcacatacacaaacaaacacacacacacacatacacaaacaaacaaacacacacacattcacatacacaaacaagcaaacacacacacacacatacacacacacattcacatacacaaacaaacacacacacacacacatacacatacacaaacaaacaaacacacatacacaaacaaacacacacacacgcacacacattcacatacacaaacaaacacacacacacacattcacatacacaaacaaacaaacacacacacacacatacacaaacaaacaaacacacatacacaaacaaacacacacacacacacacacacatacacaaacaaacaaacacacacacatacacatacacaatcaaacaaacacacacacacacacatacacaaacaaacaagcacacacacacacgcatacacaaacaaacacacacatacacatacacaagcaaacaaacacacacacacatacacatacacaaacaaacacacacacacacatacacaaacaaacacacttacacacacatacacaaacaaacaaacacacacacacacaaacacatacacaaacactcacacacacacatacacaaacaaacaaacacacacacacacatacacaaacaaacaaacacacacaaacattcacatacacaaacaaacacacacacacacacatacacgaacaaacaaacacacacacattcacatacacaaacaaacacacacacatacacatacacaaacaaacaaacacacacacacacgcacacatacacaaacaaacaaacacacacacacaaattcacgtgcacaaacagacaaacacacacacacacacacattcacatacacagacaaacaaacacacacacacacatacacaaacaaacaaacaaacacacacatacattcacatacacaaacaaacacacatacacacacacacacacacatacacaaacaaacacacacacacatacacatacacaaacaaacaaacaaacaaacacgatgcacggccaaagttctcgatggatctgcttcaaatttggtgggcatattcaggtacacccgggacaggacacaacctggtcgatatttcaacacgtgctctcagcgcgcagcgctgaaccgattttggttccacctcagctacccgggcccccataccgacacaccaaagccgctagaccacatcacaacgccaaagttctcggtggatctttttcaaatttggacaccgtattcagctacaccccggacacaatatcatcgatgaaatatttcaacacgtgctctcagcgcacagcgctgaaccgattttggtttttgtgttcatttcaccattacaagtaactcttccttatcttctccagtgttttgcgtttatctcccttccttcgtgtggcttcaatccatattcccgtttctaagttactatttttagaatgtcactgcgctgtccagaacgcttcccttgcacccgtaagttgttcttactgtcaaagtgaaaaggtcgaatcaatttatagccacgcgaaaaatacactctcacctatctctatgtatttatagatatagatatacatatatacggcttctctgtgtgtgtgtgtgtgtgtgtttgtgtgtgtgtgtgtgggcaaaaacctgtgtattgtagagttctgtttgtgatggggtctagcggtttttgtctgtctgtatgttctggcatttgagaagccacaacagataatatagggctaagaaataagctctaaaattctcaaacccgtttgacaggacttcgccttcaaaggtgattgtggtgaaccgccaccctgtctgtctctgtctcgcgattcaccccggcgaagccgggtattcctctagtacaaacatatatatacatacacacacagatatatgCACGCGTACAGACGCACATGTATACACGCATACATAtacaacaaacatacacatacacatacacttatccacacacacacacacacacacacacacacacatacatagacacatacacacactcacacactgcgATTTATGTCAGATTTACACTCAGTTCTCATCTACGTCACACATATTGACAGCATCtctttgtttcatgtcatcACCTGTTCGTTGTTATACACAAGAAACCTGTTGCGCACAGCACGATTATTCTGAAACAACAGAGTTTGAACATTTGCACAATGTAGTCTAAATACACCAGGGCGGATATAATTCAGAATCACAGAAATCAGACTCCGTGTTTGTTATTTGTAATCTTTTTCGGACGGCgcattgttttacacaaatatATCACGAAAACAAAACTGTTTGGGTTCACATTATCTTTATATATTTAACCAACTTCAGAATTCAACTGGAAAACAAAACCCTGACGCgtgcgtgtttctttcaggcgagatattcttGCGGCCAGCCGCTCGCGGAGCTAGGATGCGAGAGTGTGTAACATGAAACGCTTTGATGGCTAGCTACGCAataattaaacaccattggttgataccgaaaagttcgtctgcactggtcggtaaacaGCCATGGACAGCCATAATGAGTGCGACCGCCATCTTTTCTCACCAAGCGAGCAGCCGTAAGCTACCTAGAGTTCGCGGCGAGAattgcccaagaaacggtacttcctcgccccactaGCGTCACTCGACAATTCTAGcctttaaacaagtcgcgtaaggcgaaattacaacatttagtcaagctgtccaactaacagaatgaaactgaactcactgcatttttacagcaagagcgtatactcgtagcatcgtcagtccaccgctcgatgcacaggcagtgaaattgacaagaagagcggggtagtagttgcgctgagaaggatagcacgcttttctttatctctattctttttaactttctgagcgtgtttttaatccaaacatatcacatctatatgtttttggaatcaggaacccacaaggaataagatgaaattgtttttaaatcaatttcggaaattttattttaataataatttttatatttttaatttccagagcttgtttttaatccgaatataacatatttatatgtttttggaatcagaaaatgatgaaaaataagataaacgtaaatttggatcgttttagaaaagaattattttctttacaattttcaaatttttaatgaccaaagtcatcaattaatttttaagccaccaagctgaaatgcaataccgaagtccaacctttgtcgaagattgcttggccaaaatttcaatcaatttgattgaaaaatgagggtgtgacagtgccgcctcaacttttacaaaaagccggatatgacgtcatcaaaggtatttataaaaaaaaagaaaaaaacgtccggggatatcattcccaggaactctcatgtcaaatttcataaagatcggtccagtagtttggtctgaatcgctctacacacacacacagacagacagacacacacacacacacacacacacacacacacacacacacacacacacacacacacatacaccacaaccctcgtctcgattcccccctctacgttaaaacatttagtcaaaacttgactagatgTAAAAACGAGGGACTGTAGATCTACGTTCTGCCAAGGGCTAATGATGTGGAGTCAGACTAACgcattgttttacacaaatgTACCCTAAAAACAGCACGGTTTTGATACGAGACCacaacacacattttttttgtaTATTTATCCACCATCAGAATTCACAGCGATAACAACACCATGTAGATCTACGTTATGCAATAAACTAATGAAGTGGAATCACACTGTTGTCTCTAATCACACACCGTCTCTATTGGAAATATATAACTCATTGTTTTGCACAAATGTACCCTCAAAACAGCAGTGTTTTGATTCGAGACAACAACACATTTTCTTTGTATAATTATCCACCCACGGCATACACGAGGAAAACAAAACCGTGTAGATCTACGTTGCGCAGTATGCTAATGAAGTGGAACCAGACTGTTATTTCTCACCACACACGGTCTCCATTTTAAGCCGCGTTGAAACAATGTTCGATACCTACGATTGCAACGTGCACATTGCCAGCACAACTCATCCTTCAGAAGACGTCTTCGTGAAACCCTCACCAACCAAGTGTCATCATGCGTGTCTTGGCTGTTCTCGTTGTTCTTGGCTTGCTCGCCGCATCCTGTGCAGATGGTGAGTATTGAAATGACACTGATTTAAATCTGTGTCTGTCAAAAAGAATGTTATATGATAACTGTTATGGGCAAAATGATTTCGAACTGAGCATGTGTTTTAAATGTTAGATACATTACTTAGGTAAGGTTAAAATAACTATATTACTTAGATATGTTTGAGGTAAATACATTACTTAGATATGTTTGAGTTAAATACATTACTCAGATATGTTTGAGTTAAATACATTACTTAGATATGGTTGAGTTAAATACATTACTTAATATGGTTTAGTTAACTATATTACTTAGAACTTAGATAATGTTTGCGGTAAATACCTTACCTGGATACGGTTGAGTTAAATACATTACTTATATGGGGTAGAGTTATCTACATTACTTAGATGGGGTAGAGTTATCTACATTACTTAGATGGGGTAGAGTTATCTACATTACTTAGATAGGGTAGAGATATCTACATTACTTAGATGGGGTAGAGTTATCTACATTACTTAGATGGGGTAGAGTTATCTACATTACTTAGATGGGATAGAGTTATCTACATTACTTAGATGGGGTAGAGTTATCTACATCACTTAGATGGGACTAAAATAACTATATGACTTAGATATGGTTGAGGCAAATACGTTACTTTCATATAGATGAGGATGCTCGACAAAAATCCTGTGTGGGAAAAGATGAAAGAGGTTTAGTTTTTGGTCAAGTTATTGCTGAAGGCCATGTATCGACCCACTCGAAACAGTAGACGGAAATAGTTCCCTGAAGCGAAAGGTGCAAAAGCGAACATTACCAGCCTGTTTTCAACTTCTCTATAGGTGTCTTTCAAATGTGGGTTCAGTGAACATTCACGTGAACGTATCTTAGTTTATCCAACACGTATTTGACGAATATCgtgataaatagagaatactacatggcttgctgtgtcgtaccagatttacacgaggtttgttttttttaaatattgaactgcgagcgaaagcgagctgttcactatttgaaaaagcaacgagtgtaaatctggtacgaaacagcaaaccatgtggtattctgtttatcctacatactgtacttacgtgtattttactgaaaatgtcctgcagtcgaggcagctaaattgaagacgattgttttggaacctcgatctcttctaaagcctcgtgcaatctattacgtcaaagcaaagaaacgtcactctgaaagtgtggcgtgacgtgttagttctaaagattcatggagggtaattagcgagcgcaatgtttgtttctataatgacgtttgtctcggtgactttggcaccataagcagtggaaaaacaggtccctgccagacttgcttgacatgacctcatttacatgatatacacacgtgtgatttgaacgattattatctcacgggtgtctctctcacgtatgtaggataaactgcATAATCAACCTTTACACGCATTTATCTGACCAAAAGGCCTCACGTTATGCAGCTGTACCGACGTGAAACGACCTAGGACCGTTATGATTTAAGCGTGGGTGTACATCATGTGCCGGAATTCACTTACGCTGTTTATTTGGTGTAAACTATTACATTAGAAACGATGAACAAAGTCCTGCTGTGGCTGCGTCCTCTGTAGTATTTTctttcaaatctttttttttttaatttccgcacacatgcacaaatgCAGTTCGTACCATTGAGCTTAAtcagatgagagagaaaaaaaacccgagATACTACTTTCCTACAAACTGTTCCAAAGCTGGCTTCATCTTCTTTTTTCCCCTGCTACAGCTAAGCCCCGGAACAAAAGGCTGCTTGGCCTGAACCTTGGCTTGGGTGCCTCTGGTTCTGCCAGTGCAGACTTGGATCTTGGTGGTCTCTTGGGAGGCACTCTTGGCGCTGTCACTGGTCTTGGTGAGTACACCTTGTACGTTCTGTTGTCCTCGTCACACTGTCACTAGTCCAGGTGAGTACACCTTGTACGTTTTGTACACTTTCACATCCTGCAGGACGTCAGCTGACGTCCCGTGTAACTTGCTTTAACGGGCAACAAACCGTTCAATATGtagcaaaaaagaagaacaaaacaagaaacaaacaatgaGTGCGTCTGTTGTGTATTCATTTTTTGCGATAATCTGACCATGCAATCACAGACTCTTTTACATTTAATtcaatttcatttcattaactTTACCTTTATCATCCCATTGCTGTGAaaatcgggtcgcttcctcGCTAAAACACATCTTGATTGTATTACGATGTATGTTTGAAAGTCCCTGTAGTAAGCTTTTTGTTCGACGTGCAGTAACTGAACATCTACTCTTAGATTCTGCAAAACCGTATATTTCCAAGCCCCGGTAGTAATTAAGCTAATTATCGTGTTACGTGCAGTCACTCTATGTATGAGTGTGTCATATGTTGCAGTGGGTGATGTTCTGATGCTTGTGAACCAGATTGTCGCCTCGCTGGTCAACGCTCTGCAAGGAGCTTTGGACACTGTGGGAGGTATAATAGggccggacacacacacacacacacacacacacacacacacacacacacacacacatacaaacacatccgcgtacacacacacaaacacaaaagacGCATACTGTTATCACAGCTATCGTCATAATGAGTCTAGGTAAAGACGCAGCTCTAATGACCAAGCAACGTGCATACTGTTCTCACAGCTATAGCCATAATGAGTCCAGGTAAAGACGCAGCTCTAATGACCAAGCAACGTGCATACTGTTCTCTCAGCTATCGCCATAATGAGTCTAGGTAAAGACGCAGTACTAATGACCAAGTGACGTGCATACTGTTCTCACAGCTATCGCCATAATGAGTCTAGGTAAAGACGCATCACTAATGACCAAGTGACGTGCATACTGTTCTCACAGCTATCGCCATAATGAGTCTAGGTAAAGACGCAGTACTAATGACCAAGCAACGTGCATACTGTTCTCACAGCTATCGCCATAATGAGTCTAGGTAAAGACGCAGCTCTAATGACCAAGCAACGTGCATACTGTTCTCACAGCTATCGCCATAATGAGTCTAGGTAAAGACGCAGCTCTAATGACCAAGCAACGTGCATACTGTTCTTACAGCTATCGCCAATGCCGCCGTACAGATCGTGCAGAACATTGACGTGGGTAGCATCGCCATGGCAGTGTCCGCCATTGTGACAGACGTTGCCAACCTCGACGTCAATGGTCTCGTCAACGGAGTCTTCAACCTTCTCGATGCCGTGAGTTCATGGGCAATGTGTCTTAATTTCTGTTGGCATGCATTCGCTTTTTAACCTACCTTAACCTGAATAATGTGGTGGATGTTTTCAGGTGGAAATCTCTTCAGTAGATGGTGATGAACTATAGATGTATGATGTACTAGCTGTGTGCAGGTAGACTTCCCTACAGTTGATGTTGATGAACTAGATGTATGATGTGTTGGCTGTATTCAGGTGGATATCCCTACAGTAGATGATGATGAACTATAATTGTATGATAAACAAGATGTTAATGAACTAGATGTATGATGAACTAGATTATTGATGAACTAGTTTAATGATAAACTAGAAGAACGAGCTTTAGATGTATGATGTGTGGGCTGTGTGCAGGTGGACATCCCCGGCGTGCTGAGTGACGTCCTGGATCTGGTGAGCGGTCTCAACCTTGGCAGGGTGCTGGCCAACCTGGTCGGCAGGCTGGGAATCGACGATATCCTCGAAATGGTGGTTGACCTGGCGGGAGAGGTCGTCCAAACCGTCGAAGCCGTGTTGAGGCAGCTCATCAGCAGCCTGCCCATCAACCAGCTTCTAGGCGTCGTCAGCGGCGTGGTAAACAGCGCCCTCTCCACCATCAGCAACGTCGACATCGCTGCTATCCTCCAGGACGTGCTGGGGGGAGTGTCTGCTGCCCTCGAGGCCGTCCTCAGCGTGTCTGCTGGCGTCAATGCTGGAGGAGTCGGTGCTAATGCTAATGCTGGTGCCacatgttaaggatcaacaacaagctcaaaCTTATGGTGGTGACCTTGTTTGTGAatgtttaaacagtgtttattcaacaattcatagataattcatcataatacatgttaaggatcaacaacaagctcaaaCTTATGGTGGTGACCTTGTTTGTGAatgtttaaacagtgtttattcaacaattcatagataattcaacattatacatgttaaggatcaacaacaagctcaagcttatggtggcGACCTTGCTTGTAAATGTGTCAATAATCAGTGAAGCTGTATAAGCTTTTAATGGACCACATGAGCACTCATTTTGTAGAAACATTAGCATAGGTTAAATATAAAAATACAAGTGACTTATAACGCAATTCCTTGTCAGTAGACAACAACCGTTAACCAAGTTCTAGCACCAGTTGTAAACATTTGCAGATTTCTTTCTGCTTTCTTCTTAAGAAAGTGTGTTACATTGCGACACTTGTCACGCTGGTATATGAGTGGTGTCGGGATGTGAGTGCTGTTGGGTTGCCTGAAGCTGGCTTGCATCGTATATGTAGGCATGACTTGTGAGCGTCCCTGTCACGCGGAACACCTAGCCCGGTGTCATGCCAGTACGTGAGGGATGGGTATTACCAAAATCCCTAGGGCTAACTTGTCTCGGGCAGGGAGAAGTATTACATCCCCACATATATCAACCAGGTAATGGCTGACGTTTTTGATAGACCATGGCATATTTGTTGAATCGTTTGAAGATTGCTTCCCAATCTTTAGCTGTATATAACGAAAATGATTTGGAAGCTGGCGAGATCAGATCTCAGCGACCAAGAGGGCAGGAAGAGAGGCTGTGTATTAGCTAGGCGGTCGGTCTCCGGCTTGCCGAGGCGGTGTCTGCCTTTGTCTGTCCGATGCCTGAAATGTTCCTGAACCAAGAATAAAGTCACCACCCCGTACCTCAGCGTTTGGTCTCCATGAACGCATGTGTGCGAGAGTGTAACAAGTGATACACTGCCATATCCAAATATAAATCATCAGCACCAAGAAACACCCTCAGATAAGGTGACATTTTCCAGACACCTTTGAGCGTTTGTAAAACCTGGCAACGCATTCTGAATATTTTTAGTTACAACTTAAACAACTTTAAATGTGTCTATAAATGATTGAGAAGTTTGCCTCTGATTTTAGACACGTTGTATAATGTTCAAAACATACACACGTCACAGCATATTACATATCAAAGTTTATTAACTGCTCTATCTGAAGACCACGTTCGATTTGTGAATTATCTCTCTTTGGTTAGAACTCCAAGTTACTGTCCTTGGTTGCAAAATAGAGCTTTTTTGACACAACTTTGACAACTTCAAATGGAGCAATT
The sequence above is a segment of the Littorina saxatilis isolate snail1 linkage group LG3, US_GU_Lsax_2.0, whole genome shotgun sequence genome. Coding sequences within it:
- the LOC138963023 gene encoding uncharacterized protein, with protein sequence MRVLAVLVVLGLLAASCADAKPRNKRLLGLNLGLGASGSASADLDLGGLLGGTLGAVTGLVGDVLMLVNQIVASLVNALQGALDTVGAIANAAVQIVQNIDVGSIAMAVSAIVTDVANLDVNGLVNGVFNLLDAVDIPGVLSDVLDLVSGLNLGRVLANLVGRLGIDDILEMVVDLAGEVVQTVEAVLRQLISSLPINQLLGVVSGVVNSALSTISNVDIAAILQDVLGGVSAALEAVLSVSAGVNAGGVGANANAGATC